Proteins from a genomic interval of Bombus affinis isolate iyBomAffi1 chromosome 16, iyBomAffi1.2, whole genome shotgun sequence:
- the LOC126925797 gene encoding myotubularin-related protein DDB_G0290005: MSVKQLIFNVPLKLRFQNIGPKCYFSKGRTIIESADEEPVIIEEKDNADLERKRNKSRLTEAHRNILLGKKPYDEPQDWFHETVKYKKRILGRYGMEALGVPAGLAWPTPGEVEDMKEYESLAHPLNIQERLQQIKEKKKMEEEALLARQAQIEKNMTTMKQLIAQVQEKVAQKQKAELEAKERRERKIEEIRRQLIAQGTMSTAKLTEAVSMAEKDEKKLKKELKKAKALEREKKLAERLLRQSESNKAEEDEDETNSQQK; this comes from the exons ATGTCTGTAAAACAGCTAATTTTCAATGTGCCATTGAAGTTAAGATTTCAAAATATTGGTCCAAAATGTTATTTTTCAAAGGGAAGAACAATTATTGAATCCGCTGACGAGGAACCTGTCATCATAGAAGAGAAAGATAATGCTGAtttagaaagaaagagaaataaatCGAGACTTACAGAAGCACATAGGAATATATTGTTAGGGAAGAAGCCTTACGATGAACCACAAGATTGGTTTCATGAGACAgtcaaatacaagaaacgaatattaGGGAGGTATGGAATGGAAGCTCTAGGAGTACCTGCAGGATTGGCTTGGCCTACTCCTGGAGAAGTAGAAGACATGAAAGAATATGAAAGTCTTGCACATCCATTAAATATTCAAGAAAGATTACAACagattaaagaaaaaaagaagatggaAGAAGAGGCATTGTTAGCTAG GCAAGCGCAAATAGAAAAGAATATGACCACCATGAAGCAATTAATAGCTCAGGTACAAGAAAAAGTAGCTCAAAAACAGAAGGCAGAATTGGAAGCTAAAGAGCGAAGGGAACGTAAGATTGAAGAGATTAGACGTCAATTGATAGCTCAAGGAACTATGTCCACAGCAAAACTAACAGAGGCAGTGTCTATGGCAGAAAAAGATGAGAAGAAGTTAAAGAAGGAACTGAAGAAAGCAAAGGCATtggagagagaaaagaaattagCAGAACGATTGCTTAGACAATCTGAAAGTAATAAAGCAGAGGAAGATGAAGATGAAACAAATTCtcaacaaaaataa
- the LOC126925754 gene encoding uncharacterized protein LOC126925754, with product MIGPSSGTGGVPEHELSDNQSRVGKKRIFEDLDIESFCEEVQNGHKRYQYQEIEAPMEVVASNQVIGDTAALFSPLSAQEAVDECPVARLEVLLVDGTNCTWTTVSELESQQNMVDIAASPTTSSSSSEHRQEQVIQEIQIEETSYPIGSDYWEPVVTVPSPSMQQGKTDVSSSSQQQQQFDDQETGNLSWLLDFKLDPFIEAADEKSTVPSPKDVHSGNKTRVNGRSYGSTYVNDVKRSYNENGSSHQESNHSYSSLDNRNFASSRCNGPKKPPFTYTELIEHALRERGELTVSAIYQWISEHFPYYKSNDDRWKNSVRHNLSINPHFRKGSKAPHGAGHLWAIANRSGDPRPRQSINNFNANSSIKQMSKNTVEVENLRKNISEMNPIDEVEAATASITQQSSEEESDNVVNSVTLEHCAEEILSGIKKEVEVQYLVPMIVSNNEHESTQPNQQTQELHYPVKESDFLNPVSKEVVAEECGLISEGYLVTDLNPTTLGLNMVEPEIITPENLFGEELSFQFYELSSPSQIQSA from the exons ATGATTGGGCCGTCCTCTGGCACGGGCGGTGTCCCGGAGCACGAGTTATCGGACAACCAGTCCCGTGTCGGCAAGAAACGCATCTTCGAGGATCTGGATATCGAGAGCTTCTGCGAGGAGGTCCAGAACGGTCACAAACGGTATCAGTACCAAGAAATCGAGGCTCCAATGGAAGTAGTGGCCTCCAACCAAGTAATAGGAGACACCGCGGCTCTATTCTCTCCGTTATCGGCCCAGGAAGCCGTCGACGAGTGTCCAGTCGCTCGATTGGAAGTACTTCTCGTGGACGGCACTAATTGCACCTGGACAACCGTCTCGGAGTTAGAATCCCAGCAAAACATGGTCGATATCGCGGCTTCACCCACCACATCCTCCTCGTCGTCCGAACACAGACAAGAACAAGTGATCCAAGAGATTCAAATCGAGGAAACGAGCTATCCTATTGGCTCTGACTATTGGGAGCCAGTTGTTACCGTTCCATCGCCTAGCATGCAACAGGGCAAGACCGATGTGTCTTCTAGTagtcaacaacagcaacaatttGATGATCAGGAGACTGGAAACCTTTCCTGGTTGCTGGATTTCAAGTTGGATCCGTTTATCGAGGCTGCTGATGAAAAGTCCACTGTACCTTCGCCCAAAGATGTTCACAGTG GGAACAAGACAAGGGTAAATGGACGTTCTTATGGATCTACTTACGTGAACGACGTGAAAAGGAGTTACAACGAAAACGGATCGTCACATCAGGAGTCGAATCATAGTTACTCTAGCCTGGATAATAGAAATTTTGCGTCTTCCCGATGTAACGGCCCAAAGAAGCCGCCTTTCACGTACACAGAGCTTATCGAACACGCTCTTCGGGAAAGGGGAGAGCTCACGGTGTCAGCTATTTATCAGTGGATCTC AGAACACTTTCCCTATTACAAAAGCAACGACGACCGTTGGAAAAATTCTGTGCGGCACAATCTCTCCATAAATCCCCACTTCAGGAAGGGATCAAAGGCACCACATGGAGCTGGTCACTTATGGGCCATTGCAAATCGCTCGGGAGATCCTAGACCTAGACAATCCATTAACAATTTTAATGCTAATTCTTCCATAAAGCAAATGAGCAAGAACACTGTTGAAGTTGAAAATCTGAGGAAGAACATCAG TGAAATGAATCCAATAGATGAAGTAGAAGCGGCAACTGCTAGCATTACGCAACAGTCTTCGGAAGAAGAGTCTGATAATGTAGTGAATTCTGTGACGCTAGAACACTGTGCTGAAGAAATCCTTAGTGGTATCAAGAAGGAAGTAGAGGTACAATATCTTGTACCTATGATAGTCTCCAACAATGAACATGAATCAACCCAACCCAATCAACAAACACAGGAGCTTCATTATCCTGTGAAAGAGAGTG ATTTCCTCAACCCGGTATCAAAAGAAGTAGTTGCAGAAGAATGTGGACTTATCAGTGAAGGTTATCTAGTCACGGACCTAAATCCTACTACTTTGGGCCTGAACATGGTTGAACCAGAAATCATTACACCTGAAAATCTTTTTGGAGAGGAGTTAAGTTTCCAGTTCTATGAATTGTCGTCTCCATCGCAAATTCAATCTGCCTGA
- the LOC126925807 gene encoding protein ILRUN: MNMDNVDQHLLHQFSCLGTTDRDDLVKQLQKLLAGSQLNETTAEFFLDMNNWNLQAAICSYFDFESPVQHKFPCMMLISDSTIGEGESIPPLTNFRKSWHIQNSGREAWPDGVCLQYIGGVQMGECTKIPVPSLGPGEITEVSVDLQSPPHCGTFQSKWRMMVKSTEILFGDVIWITITVSESGTLAITQQLHQLSTSSSNDTKMC, translated from the exons ATGAACATGGACAACGTGGACCAACATTTGCTTCATCAGTTTAGTTGTCTAGGCACCACCGACAGAGATGATCTGGTGAAGCAGCTGCAGAAGCTGCTGGCTGGCAGCCAGCTCAACGAAACTACTGCTGAGTTCTTTTTGGATATGAATAATTG GAATCTCCAAGCGGCAATTTGTAGCTACTTTGACTTTGAGTCTCCAGTTCAACATAAATTTCCTTGTATGATGCTGATAAGCGATAGCACCATTGGCGAAGGAGAATCAATACCACCACTTACTAATTTTCGAAAATCATGGCATATACAAAACAGTGGTAGAGAAGCATGGCCTGATGGAGTTTGCTTACAGTATATAGGAGGAGTGCAAATGGGTGAATGTACAAAAATACCAGTCCCATCTTTAGGCCCAGGAGAAATAACAGAGGTGAGCGTGGATCTTCAAAGTCCTCCACATTGTGGTACATTTCAAAGTAAATGGAGGATGATGGTAAAATCTACAGAAATCTTGTTTGGAG atGTTATTTGGATAACTATTACAGTAAGTGAAAGTGGCACTCTAGCCATTACTCAACAACTGCATCAATTAAGTACTTCATCATCTAATGATACAAAGATGTGCTAG
- the LOC126925816 gene encoding probable DNA-directed RNA polymerases I and III subunit RPAC2, producing MGRLAEVVSEQSSEKCKTFVFMGEGYTLGNSLVAVISQNPDVEFCACFVNHPAEGNIYLRIQAKNGKAIDILRKGLQDFEKICDHTLETFNNAYEQFKTSKDMFVDNT from the exons ATGGGTCGATTAGCAGAG GTGGTTAGCGAACAATCATCCGAAAAATGTAAAACTTTTGTATTCATGGGTGAAGGTTATACTTTGGGAAATTCTTTAGTAGCAGTAATCTCGCAAAA TCCTGATGTGGAGTTTTGTGCTTGTTTCGTCAATCATCCAGCAGAAGGAAACATATACTTGAGGATTCAAGCGAAAAATGGAAAAGCTATAGACATACTAAGAAAAGGATTACAAGATTTTGAAAAGATTTGTGATCATACTTTAGAAACATTCAACAATGCTTATGAACAATTTAAGACTTCTAAAGATATGTTTGTAGATAATACGTAG
- the LOC126925794 gene encoding 40S ribosomal protein S2-like isoform X1, with the protein MADTAPAARGGFRGGFGSRGGFGTRGGGDRGGSRGRGRGGRGRGRGRGRGKEDSKEWMPVTKLGRLVKDGKIESLEHIYLFSLPIKEYEIIDKFLGVELKDEVLKIMPVQKQTRAGQRTRFKAFVAIGDYKGHIGLGVKCSKEVATAIRGAIILAKLSVVPVRRGYWGNKIGDPHTVPCKVTGKCGSVQVRLIPAPRGTGIVSAPVPKKLLQMAGIEDCYTSARGSTCTLGNFAKATYAAIAKTYAYLTPDLWHDQALRKAPYQEFADHLSKSHKVVGRQRPAEVA; encoded by the exons ATGGCGGACACTGCTCCAGCCGCGCGTGGAGGTTTTCGTGGAGGGTTTGGTTCTCGTGGAGGATTTGGTACTCGTGGAGGAGGTGACCGTGGAGGTTCAAGAGGTAGAGGCCGTGGAGGCAGAGGTCGAGGTCGTGGTCGTGGACGTGGTAAAGAAGATAGCAAAGAATGGATGCCAGTAACTAAACTTGGACGCCTTGTTAAAGATGGAAAAATAGAATCCTTAGAACACATCTATCTCTTCTCCTTGCCTATCAAAGAATATGAGATCATTGACAAATTCCTTGGAGTTGAATTGAAAGATGAAGTACTAAAAATCATGCCAGTACAGAAACAAACCAGAGCTGGACAGCGTACTCGTTTCAAG GCTTTTGTAGCTATTGGGGATTATAAAGGCCACATTGGCCTAGGTGTAAAATGCTCTAAGGAAGTGGCCACTGCCATTCGTGGAGCTATCATACTGGCTAAACTTTCAGTTGTGCCAGTACGTCGTGGTTATTGGGGAAACAAGATTGGTGACCCTCACACTGTACCATGTAAAGTTACTGGCAAGTGTGGATCGGTTCAGGTACGTCTAATTCCAGCACCAAGGGGAACAGGTATTGTATCAGCACCTGTGCCTAAGAAATTGTTACAGATGGCTGGTATAGAAGACTGCTATACCTCGGCCAGAGGATCTACTTGTACTCTTGGTAATTTTGCAAAAGCTACTTATGCAGCTATTGCCAAAACTTATGCCTACTTAACACCAGATCTCTGGCACGATCAGGCACTAAGGAAAGCTCCTTATCAAGAGTTCGCAGACCATTTGTCAAAAAGCCACAAAGTTGTGGGCAGACAAAGGCCTGCTGAGGTTGCCTAA
- the LOC126925794 gene encoding 40S ribosomal protein S2-like isoform X2, whose amino-acid sequence MADTAPAARGGFRGGFGSRGGFGTRGGGDRGGSRGRGRGGRGRGRGRGRGKEDSKEWMPVTKLGRLVKDGKIESLEHIYLFSLPIKEYEIIDKFLGVELKDEVLKIMPVQKQTRAGQRTRFKAFVAIGDYKGHIGLGVKCSKEVATAIRGAIILAKLSVVPVRRGYWGNKIGDPHTVPCKVTGKCGSVQMAGIEDCYTSARGSTCTLGNFAKATYAAIAKTYAYLTPDLWHDQALRKAPYQEFADHLSKSHKVVGRQRPAEVA is encoded by the exons ATGGCGGACACTGCTCCAGCCGCGCGTGGAGGTTTTCGTGGAGGGTTTGGTTCTCGTGGAGGATTTGGTACTCGTGGAGGAGGTGACCGTGGAGGTTCAAGAGGTAGAGGCCGTGGAGGCAGAGGTCGAGGTCGTGGTCGTGGACGTGGTAAAGAAGATAGCAAAGAATGGATGCCAGTAACTAAACTTGGACGCCTTGTTAAAGATGGAAAAATAGAATCCTTAGAACACATCTATCTCTTCTCCTTGCCTATCAAAGAATATGAGATCATTGACAAATTCCTTGGAGTTGAATTGAAAGATGAAGTACTAAAAATCATGCCAGTACAGAAACAAACCAGAGCTGGACAGCGTACTCGTTTCAAG GCTTTTGTAGCTATTGGGGATTATAAAGGCCACATTGGCCTAGGTGTAAAATGCTCTAAGGAAGTGGCCACTGCCATTCGTGGAGCTATCATACTGGCTAAACTTTCAGTTGTGCCAGTACGTCGTGGTTATTGGGGAAACAAGATTGGTGACCCTCACACTGTACCATGTAAAGTTACTGGCAAGTGTGGATCGGTTCAG ATGGCTGGTATAGAAGACTGCTATACCTCGGCCAGAGGATCTACTTGTACTCTTGGTAATTTTGCAAAAGCTACTTATGCAGCTATTGCCAAAACTTATGCCTACTTAACACCAGATCTCTGGCACGATCAGGCACTAAGGAAAGCTCCTTATCAAGAGTTCGCAGACCATTTGTCAAAAAGCCACAAAGTTGTGGGCAGACAAAGGCCTGCTGAGGTTGCCTAA